From the uncultured Methanomethylovorans sp. genome, the window CAGGCCAGTCGTATCCTCACTTCTAGAGATTCCTACCATTTTTTCTACTTTCTTAAGCCCACCTGCAAGACCAATGCGGCGCAGAGGGTACATCAGATCGATATGCAATTGATCAAATTCTATATCGGGAAATTCTCTTTTTATAAAAGGTATGTCAAAGCGGGCACCATTAAAAGTAATGAGCGTTGTGTATTTTGGTAACTCCTCGACTATCTCCTCAAGGTCGATACCTTTGACATATGTCCGTGCTTCCTTTCCATCATAGATGCCTACTACTGTAATGCTGTCATGACCCGGAGCAAGTCCAGTGGTTTCAATATCTACACATGCCACTTTGTCTGAGAAATGGCGATATGCTCTCCAATGTTCTGAAGAAGGCAGAGAACGGGAGAAAAATTCATGATCTTTGGCTTCAAGTCTGTCAATGGAATCCACTATTCCTGCGCATATGAGGCTTTTCTTTTTGTCAGGAATGGATATACTATCTCTTTCTCTCAGGAAATCTTTCCACGTTCGTACGCCGCTTGTCCAAATTCTTTTTTCTATTGTGGCGCCTATCATGGGGATGTGGATATAAGTGCTTTCTAGCATTCAACCAGCCTCTTTCCCTTAGAGTATAGGTTATTGATTAATAACCATAGCGTTATGTCTCGATAGTCTTATTGATAAAGGAGCTAGACCTTATGAATGAGTCATAACTAATATAATATAGGACAGACTTTTATATTAGTGTAAATGTGTCAAAAAATACCTTATACAGAGGAATGGACATGAAAAAAATTTCAGTGATAGGTGCAGGTAATGTGGGTGCTTCCACTGTACAGAGACTTGCAGAGAGCAAATTTGCTGACATTGTTATGCTGGATGTAGTGCAAGGGCTTCCCCAAGGAAAAGCATTAGATCTTATGCAGGCTGCACCTTTGCTAGGTTACGATGTGAATATAAAGGGAACCAATGATTATAGGGATATAGAGGGTTCCGATATCGTTGTTATAACGGCAGGTATAGCACGTAAGCCTGGTATGACAAGGGATGATCTACTAACCATCAATGCAAAGATCACAAAAGAAGTATGCAATAATATCAAGCAGTATGCTCCAAAGAGCATAGTGATCACAGTGACTAATCCACTGGACATCATCACTTATGCTGTAACCAAGTATACTGGATTTGGAAAAAATAGGGTATTTGGTATGAGTGGTCTTTTGGACTCAGCAAGATTCGCCTCGTTTGTGGCTCAAGAAGTAGGCTGTTCTGTAAAGGATGTAGATGCCATGGTCCTTGGCGGACATGGTGATAGCATGGTTCCTTTACCGCAGTACACAACAGTATCTGGAGTTCCTATTTCTCAATTCTTGCCACCGGAAACTATCGACAAACTTGTCACAAGGACCATTAACGCAGGTGCTGAGATAGTCAGTCTTCTTAAGGAAGGAAGTGCATTCTATGCTCCTTCAGCTTCAATTGTAGCGATGGTAGATGCAATTGTAAATGATTCTGGAAGAGTACTTCCAGCCTCTGTTTATCTAGAGGGTGAATATGGTTTCAGTGACCTGTGTCTGGGAGTACCTGCAAAGATTGGAAAAAATGGCATTGAGAAAGTAATTGAGATAAGTCTTACACAAGAACAGATATTAGCACTTTCAAGTTCTGGACAGGCCGTAAGATCTGGTATTGAAAAGCTAAATTTCGGAAATGTATGAAAAAGCATTTCTACATCTAATGCTTTTACATACGAATATTCATATATAAGTAATATTAAATAAAGAAGGGATAGCATGCGTACGGATTTGACATCACTTTTCGGGCTTAATGTTTACACAGATGCTGGCACATATGTTGGAAAAGTGGCTGACCTTGTATTAAATGTTGAGGAAAGGAACGTTAAAGGTATAGCCATAACTGACATAAATAGGGACATATTTGATGTGCCAACACGGGGTGCGATCATTCCTTATAGATGGGTAGTGACCACCGGGGATATTGTTATAATAAGGAGCATTGTTAGCAAGTTCAAGGTAAAAAAAGAAAAAGAAGAAGAGTAAAAGCACATGAAGAAGCGAGAGATCTACAGTGATCTGCGCTGTGCTCCTCCTTTTATTATCCGTGTAGACGGCAGGACCTTCAGAAACTCACTGTCACGCATGGGTTTTGAGAAGCCCTTTGATAGTAGGTTTGCAGTTTCTATGGGTAATACTGTAGAAATGCTATTCAAAAAAAGTGGTTTATCACCTGTTTTTGGATATACCTTCTCAGATGAGATCAATCTATTGTTCAAAGATCTACCATTTGATGGAAGGGTGGAAAAACTAAACTCCATCGTACCCAGTTTTTTGAGCAGTTCTCTTTCTCTGAGTTTGAACTCACAGGAACCTCTTGCTTTCGACTCACGCATTATTCCTGTTTGCCGGGAGAAGATATCGGAATATTTAGACTGGAGGCAGAAAGAAGCGTGGAGAAATTGTATCAATTCATATGCTTTCTATACTCTTGTATCACAGGGATCAAGTGAAAAGGAAGCTGCAGCTATCCTAAAAAGAGAAAGGTCCTCCAATAGGCATGAGCTGCTTTTCAAATTTGGCATTAACATTTCAAAGGTGCCTGCCTGGCAAAGAAAAGGAATACTTGTTCATAAAGAGAAATACTCTATTGAAGGGTATAATCCTCTGATGCGACAGAAGACAAGCAGTTTTCGTTCCAGGATTGTTCAGAACTGGGATATACCTCTTTTTACTTCTACTGAGGGGAAAGCTCTTATTGATTCATTGATTGCGGACAGTTAACCATATAAACAGAAAGAGTTTCTATACCAATCAGTATTTACAAATGGTGAACACATGGACAGACTGGAGCTTATAAAAAGGAACGTACAGGAAATTGTTACAGAAGAAGAGCTACAAGAACTTCTAAAAAATAAGGATAGCCCTGTTGCGTATGTGGGTTATGAGCCCAGTGGCAAGATACATTTAGGCCATGTGCTTACGGTCAATAAACTTCTGGATCTGCAGAATGCCGGTTTTCAAATCATTGTTTTGCTTGCAGATGTGCATGCATACCTGAATCAAAAAGGGTCTCTGGAAGAAGTGCGCAAAACCGCTGATTATAACAGGGATTGTTTCGTAGCTTTGGGCCTTGATGCACAGAAAACAAAGTTCGTGTATGGTTCTGATTTCCAGCTAACTCCCGATTACATGCTTAATGTGCTCAAACTAACCACCACTGCATCTCTTAATAGGGCAAGGCGAAGCATGGATGAGGTCGGCAGAAAGATGGATGATCCCAAGGTTTCCCAGATGGTCTATCCTATGATGCAGGCAATTGACATTGCTCTTCTTGGCGTGGATGTAGCTGTTGGAGGCATTGACCAGCGGAAGATACACATGCTTGCCAGGGAAGGTCTGCCAGCTCTGGGTTTCAAATCTCCTCTTTGCATACACACCCCTATACTTCTGGGCCTGGACGGAAAAAAGATGTCCTCTTCAAGTGGTAATTTCATTTCAGTGGATGATTCGGAAGAAGAGATAAATCAAAAGATGAAAAAAGCTTTCTGTCCTGCAGGTGAGGTATCTGAGAATCCGATGCTGGAATTATTCAGATACCATATTTGTCCCAGATATGGGGAAATTATATTTGAAAGGCCGGAAAAATATGGTGGGAACCTTGTGTGCAGGGGTTATACTGAACTTACTACAGTTTTTTCAGAAGGGACTCTACATCCTATGGACCTGAAAAAAGGTGCTGCTAAGTACATGAATCTGATACTTGAGCCTGTCAGGAAGGTTCTGAGAAATGCTTGAGGTTCTGACGTCGTAACATATTTAACCGGTCACATACAACAAATAACTAAATATTCATCCAGGCGGAGGATTGAATGAGGTACACTTATCAGGATTCCACAGACCTGCCCATACAACGTGATTTTATTCAGGATCTCACTGATCTCATTGAAATAGCAGGGAAAGTCCTCCCCTTAGAAAATGATGCTATTGAGGCAAATGAACTTGAAAAGAATGCTATTTCTTCTCTCGATAACAGGATAATAAGTCTTGAAAAATTTGCTAATGATGTAAAGTTATATGTAAAATCCATCTCCCTTAACGCAGAAAATGTGGAGATACTCGATTGTCACAATGCCATCGTGGATGCATGTGATGAAAGTGTCAGTAATGGTCTTCGCAATCTCAAAAAAGATCTTGAGCAAAAAAAGAGAGATTATGAGTTCCATATCCATGATCTCGAACAAAAAATGTTCCCTTTGCTCAATTCTCTTTTTGAGCATGGGATCTATGGTGCTATAAAGGCATATTCTGTTCGTCTTGATAATGGTGTTATGAAAGGAGACCTCAAAGCCTCCATATCTGGTGTAGAATATGAAAGTGAACTTCTATATCGGAACGAACCACTGCTCATGCGTGAAGTGCATGGAAATATACAGCTTCCGATTTGGGTAAAGACGGGACTAATACATAAAGAGAATAAAGTAAAATTAGTTGATGTGAGTGAGTTCATAATTACTAACATAGACTACAATGGCATTTCCCATCTTGAACTGATCTTTGAGAACAAGAAACAAGACCAGCAGTTCAAAATAATCTATGATTATGCGGATATTCAAATTCTCCATGGAAATAGTGATATCACTGCAGACAAAAACTTATCTCAGTCAATTGATATGGACAGGATAGAACCGTTGAGTGTTGAGTTTAAAAAATATCTGGAAATGTCCATCATGTCCCAGAAACTAAAGAAGATCATGCTCGATGGTAGAGATGCGCTAAGTAATAATGAAGTTTTTGATTGTCTCAAGATCATTATGGAGCAATATGGTGATATTGTCCGCGAGTGTATTGACAGAGGATTTGTTAAGAACGAGATCACCATAAAGATAGAACGTACTGATGGCACGAGAACAGAAAAGTACGTGACAAAAGAAGAACTCTTTAACAGGCTAGCAGAACTTGGAAGCGAAGGTCTTGAGCTGGCAAGTATACTAAACGTGGAATAAATTTGATTCTATTTTCGGGCACGTTATTATATGAACGAAAATATAATATAATTGTTGCTCTGATTTTACAGTGAAATTATGGAAGACTCACTACTCACAGATATTAATATAATATTCGGGATGTCCATATTCATCCTACTGATCTTTTATAGATTAAGAATACCTCTTGTAGTAGGTTTTCTGCTCACTGGAATAATCGTAGGTCCACATGGTTTGGGAGCAGTTACTTCTCTAGAACAGGTAGAAACTGTATCTGATATTGGTGTAATTCTCCTAATGTTTACCATTGGTGCGGAACTGTCTTTAAGAGATTTATGGGAAATTAAACGTTCTGTACTGATAGGCGGCTCTTTGCAAGTAGTACTAACAATAATAGCAACATACTACTTAGCTATGAAGATGGGGATGAACGCCCCATCTGCACTGTTTATTGGCTTTCTCATATCTCTTAGTAGCACTGCTATTGTACTCAAGCAACTTCAGGAAAGGTCTGAGATATATACACCACAGGGCAGTATCTCCCTTGCCATTCTTATCTTTCAGGATATAGTAACTGTACCTATGATACTGTTGACACCTGTACTTGCTGGGTCAACTGATGGTTTTGGCAGCTCATTACCAATATTACTAATAAAAGCGATGTTAATAATTAGTATTGTAGTTGTCAGTGCAAGAACATTTGTACCATATCTTCTTTATCAAATAGCTAAGACGCGCAACCGTGAGTTATTCCTGTTAAGCATAGTGTTTATTGGGTTGACTGTTGCATGGATCACAGCATACATTGGTCTTTCTCTTGCTTTAGGTGCATTCCTTGCAGGGCTTATAATTTCAGAATCTGAGTACAGTCATCAGGCTTTGGGTAATTTGATGCCATTCAAAGATATGTTCATGAGCTTTTTCTTTGTATCTATTGGAATGCTCCTTGACATTCATAATGTTTTTGTGAATTTTACATGGCTTATATATATGGCATTAGTGGTTCTTTTGTTAAAAGCAACGGTGTCTGGTGCGGTAACTTACTTACTTGGTTATCCTTTCAGAACAGCTATACTTGTGGGCCTTGCTCTTGGACAAGTAGGAGAATTCTCTTTCGTGCTCTCAAAGACTGGCCTTGATCTTGGTCTTCTTGATAGCACTACATACCAAAGTTTTTTGGCAGTATCCATAATAACCATGGGTGCTACATCTATAGTAATTGAAATGTCTCCCCGAGTAGCTGATATGGCCCAAAAAGCGCCTCATATTCCTGAAAGAATGAAACAGGGTCTATATGCAGCTAAACTTGCTCCTGGTAAGAAAGAAGAAGAACTAAGCGATCATGCGATTATAGTAGGCTTTGGATTCAATGGAAAGACTATTTCTAAAGCTGCCCGTGCAAGTGGCATCCCTTATGTAATACTTGAAATGAATCCTGATACTGTCAAAAAGGAAAGGGCAATGGGTGAAAACATCTGTTTTGGTGATGCAACACAATATTCAATAATGCAACATGTATCGATAGCAAAGGCAAGAGTTATTGTTATTGGTATTTCAGATCCGCTGGCCACTCGTAAGATCATAGATCTTGCAAGGAAAATGAGTCCTAATGTATATATTATAGCAAGGACACGTTTCCTTAGCGAGATGGGTCCTCTATATCAGCTAGGGGCAGATGAAGTAGTAACTGAAGAATACGAGACTTCCATTGAGGTATTTGCAAGATTAATGGAAAGATATTTGGTACCACGGGACCAGATAGAGAAATTTATCGATGAAGTGAGGGCTGATGGTTATAAGATGCTGCGCAGCTATGCTGGTGAGGAAATAAATGCGGGGAAAATACAAACCTGCCTTCCCGGCATGCAGATGCTATCACTGAAGGTAGAACGCGACTCCTATCTTGTCGGAAAGGCCATTGCTGAAACTGGGCTTCGAAAGGAATACGGAGTAACCTTACTTGCTATCCAGCGTAAAGAAAATATTATATCAAATCCTGATTCAAATGCTGTGCTTGAGGTAAATGACTTGTGCATATTACTTGGGTCGGCAGAGGATACTTCAAAAGTAAGGCAGTTGTTTAAATCCAATTATCTATTGAAGCCTTAAAGGAGAAATTTCATGGAACGTAGTGTACAGGAAATCTGTGACAAGGTCAATAAAGGAAAAGCAGTGGTCATGACCGCCCATGAGATATGTCAGCTTGTCAGGGAGGGAAAAGATGTAAAGCTGGAAGATGTGGATGTGGTAACTACAGCCACAAGGGCCATCATGAGTGGCACATATGCTGTAATGTCTTTT encodes:
- a CDS encoding ribonuclease H-like domain-containing protein, coding for MLESTYIHIPMIGATIEKRIWTSGVRTWKDFLRERDSISIPDKKKSLICAGIVDSIDRLEAKDHEFFSRSLPSSEHWRAYRHFSDKVACVDIETTGLAPGHDSITVVGIYDGKEARTYVKGIDLEEIVEELPKYTTLITFNGARFDIPFIKREFPDIEFDQLHIDLMYPLRRIGLAGGLKKVEKMVGISRSEDTTGLSGFDAVRLWREYERGNKRSLDLLLEYNREDIVNLKTIIDMVYDRLVENKYSQCQI
- the mdh gene encoding malate dehydrogenase produces the protein MKKISVIGAGNVGASTVQRLAESKFADIVMLDVVQGLPQGKALDLMQAAPLLGYDVNIKGTNDYRDIEGSDIVVITAGIARKPGMTRDDLLTINAKITKEVCNNIKQYAPKSIVITVTNPLDIITYAVTKYTGFGKNRVFGMSGLLDSARFASFVAQEVGCSVKDVDAMVLGGHGDSMVPLPQYTTVSGVPISQFLPPETIDKLVTRTINAGAEIVSLLKEGSAFYAPSASIVAMVDAIVNDSGRVLPASVYLEGEYGFSDLCLGVPAKIGKNGIEKVIEISLTQEQILALSSSGQAVRSGIEKLNFGNV
- a CDS encoding PRC-barrel domain-containing protein; amino-acid sequence: MRTDLTSLFGLNVYTDAGTYVGKVADLVLNVEERNVKGIAITDINRDIFDVPTRGAIIPYRWVVTTGDIVIIRSIVSKFKVKKEKEEE
- a CDS encoding tRNA(His) guanylyltransferase Thg1 family protein; this translates as MKKREIYSDLRCAPPFIIRVDGRTFRNSLSRMGFEKPFDSRFAVSMGNTVEMLFKKSGLSPVFGYTFSDEINLLFKDLPFDGRVEKLNSIVPSFLSSSLSLSLNSQEPLAFDSRIIPVCREKISEYLDWRQKEAWRNCINSYAFYTLVSQGSSEKEAAAILKRERSSNRHELLFKFGINISKVPAWQRKGILVHKEKYSIEGYNPLMRQKTSSFRSRIVQNWDIPLFTSTEGKALIDSLIADS
- a CDS encoding tyrosine--tRNA ligase — its product is MDRLELIKRNVQEIVTEEELQELLKNKDSPVAYVGYEPSGKIHLGHVLTVNKLLDLQNAGFQIIVLLADVHAYLNQKGSLEEVRKTADYNRDCFVALGLDAQKTKFVYGSDFQLTPDYMLNVLKLTTTASLNRARRSMDEVGRKMDDPKVSQMVYPMMQAIDIALLGVDVAVGGIDQRKIHMLAREGLPALGFKSPLCIHTPILLGLDGKKMSSSSGNFISVDDSEEEINQKMKKAFCPAGEVSENPMLELFRYHICPRYGEIIFERPEKYGGNLVCRGYTELTTVFSEGTLHPMDLKKGAAKYMNLILEPVRKVLRNA
- a CDS encoding cation:proton antiporter, with the protein product MEDSLLTDINIIFGMSIFILLIFYRLRIPLVVGFLLTGIIVGPHGLGAVTSLEQVETVSDIGVILLMFTIGAELSLRDLWEIKRSVLIGGSLQVVLTIIATYYLAMKMGMNAPSALFIGFLISLSSTAIVLKQLQERSEIYTPQGSISLAILIFQDIVTVPMILLTPVLAGSTDGFGSSLPILLIKAMLIISIVVVSARTFVPYLLYQIAKTRNRELFLLSIVFIGLTVAWITAYIGLSLALGAFLAGLIISESEYSHQALGNLMPFKDMFMSFFFVSIGMLLDIHNVFVNFTWLIYMALVVLLLKATVSGAVTYLLGYPFRTAILVGLALGQVGEFSFVLSKTGLDLGLLDSTTYQSFLAVSIITMGATSIVIEMSPRVADMAQKAPHIPERMKQGLYAAKLAPGKKEEELSDHAIIVGFGFNGKTISKAARASGIPYVILEMNPDTVKKERAMGENICFGDATQYSIMQHVSIAKARVIVIGISDPLATRKIIDLARKMSPNVYIIARTRFLSEMGPLYQLGADEVVTEEYETSIEVFARLMERYLVPRDQIEKFIDEVRADGYKMLRSYAGEEINAGKIQTCLPGMQMLSLKVERDSYLVGKAIAETGLRKEYGVTLLAIQRKENIISNPDSNAVLEVNDLCILLGSAEDTSKVRQLFKSNYLLKP